One Tolypothrix bouteillei VB521301 DNA window includes the following coding sequences:
- a CDS encoding protein-disulfide reductase DsbD family protein — translation MLMAIVTLILSFFTLLPLSAWANPVKTEHIQAQLVSEVNSIKPGQTFWVGLHFQIQQGWHTYWKNPGDSGAAPSIAWTLPSGFSAGELLYPYPERLPTSGLMNFGYKNEVMLLSQIATPSNINTNKPIQLSAKADWLVCEQECIPENATLNLNLEIAKDTPVPNTKWTKVFEKTRAALPQDSPWQSTARINGETLTLRVNARQLQANQIKEVAFFPNEDGIISNAAPQKASFDKDGLTVQLERGNRSDVKQVSGVLVLQEVLDGQIANQAFAISPWVNGSSRIATQLETAANPQAASPQLWKVLGLALLGGFALNLMPCVFPVLSLKALNVVQKSNFSKQEVRLRGLVFTAGVLISFTALATMLIVLRSLGQQIGWGFQLQSPVFVTLLAYLMFAVGLSLSGVFIFGASLMGVGQGLAARNGLWGEFFTGVFATVVATPCTAPFMATAIGVALTQTPAIAISIFLLLGLGLAFPYLLIGFLPGLQKVLPKPGAWMETFAQFLAFPMYAATAWLVWVLAQQTGSTGLAAALFGLVLIGFAAWLHQKTYMIAGWTRRFASIAAFIVLGFALTLAQLPSSIAPNAANSNTQQATSNGLNWQPYNAQKLAELRQSGKPVFVNFSAAWCITCLVNERVALNQSDTIAAFQEKNVALLKADWTNRDTEITQALAAFGRSGVPLYLLYSANSDTPQILPQILSPQQVQEKVKSL, via the coding sequence ATGTTAATGGCGATCGTTACGCTCATCCTTAGTTTCTTCACCCTTCTACCTTTAAGTGCTTGGGCAAATCCGGTGAAAACCGAACACATACAAGCACAATTGGTAAGTGAAGTCAATAGCATCAAACCAGGGCAAACGTTTTGGGTGGGATTGCATTTCCAAATCCAGCAAGGATGGCATACTTATTGGAAAAACCCAGGCGACTCGGGCGCAGCACCCAGTATTGCTTGGACATTACCATCAGGATTTTCAGCAGGAGAACTGTTGTATCCCTATCCTGAAAGATTACCAACAAGTGGGTTGATGAATTTTGGCTATAAAAATGAGGTCATGCTGTTAAGCCAAATTGCGACCCCATCCAATATCAATACTAATAAACCGATTCAACTCAGTGCTAAAGCCGACTGGTTGGTGTGCGAACAAGAGTGTATTCCAGAAAATGCAACACTGAATCTTAATTTAGAAATAGCGAAAGACACACCTGTTCCTAACACCAAGTGGACAAAGGTTTTTGAGAAAACGCGAGCTGCTCTACCGCAAGACTCTCCATGGCAAAGTACTGCTCGTATCAATGGGGAAACTTTGACTCTCAGGGTGAATGCACGGCAATTGCAAGCAAATCAGATTAAGGAAGTGGCATTTTTCCCCAATGAAGATGGTATCATCAGCAATGCAGCCCCTCAAAAAGCGAGTTTCGATAAAGATGGCTTAACTGTCCAATTGGAAAGAGGAAATCGCAGTGATGTCAAACAAGTCAGTGGTGTTCTTGTTCTGCAAGAAGTTTTAGATGGACAAATTGCCAATCAAGCATTTGCGATAAGCCCTTGGGTTAACGGCTCAAGCCGTATTGCAACCCAACTAGAAACAGCAGCCAATCCACAAGCTGCTTCTCCACAGTTGTGGAAGGTTTTAGGGTTGGCATTACTTGGTGGATTTGCTCTCAACCTCATGCCTTGTGTTTTCCCCGTACTATCACTGAAAGCATTAAACGTTGTTCAAAAATCAAACTTCAGCAAACAAGAAGTTCGCCTGAGGGGACTGGTATTTACAGCAGGTGTACTCATAAGTTTTACAGCTCTAGCTACAATGCTGATCGTACTGCGTAGTTTGGGACAGCAAATTGGTTGGGGATTTCAGCTACAATCACCCGTCTTTGTGACTTTGTTGGCGTATTTAATGTTTGCTGTCGGCTTAAGTTTGTCCGGGGTGTTTATCTTTGGTGCTTCCTTAATGGGTGTGGGACAAGGTTTAGCAGCACGTAATGGTTTATGGGGTGAATTTTTTACAGGAGTTTTTGCAACAGTCGTCGCGACACCTTGTACAGCACCATTCATGGCGACAGCGATTGGAGTCGCACTCACACAGACACCAGCAATCGCCATAAGTATTTTTCTGTTGTTGGGTTTGGGTTTAGCGTTTCCTTACCTGCTGATCGGTTTTCTTCCCGGTTTGCAAAAAGTTTTACCCAAACCCGGTGCATGGATGGAGACATTTGCTCAATTTCTTGCCTTTCCAATGTATGCTGCAACAGCTTGGTTGGTTTGGGTGTTAGCGCAGCAAACAGGAAGCACTGGTTTAGCTGCAGCCTTGTTTGGGTTGGTACTTATAGGTTTTGCAGCTTGGTTGCATCAAAAAACTTATATGATAGCTGGTTGGACGCGACGCTTTGCCAGTATTGCAGCATTCATAGTATTGGGATTTGCCCTAACTTTGGCACAATTACCAAGTAGCATAGCTCCTAACGCTGCTAACTCTAATACTCAACAAGCCACTTCCAACGGACTCAATTGGCAACCTTATAATGCTCAAAAACTAGCTGAGTTACGCCAATCTGGGAAACCAGTCTTTGTCAACTTTTCTGCAGCTTGGTGTATCACTTGTTTGGTTAATGAACGTGTCGCCCTCAATCAATCTGATACGATCGCTGCTTTCCAAGAAAAAAATGTCGCTCTTCTCAAAGCCGATTGGACAAACCGCGACACTGAAATAACTCAAGCCCTAGCAGCTTTCGGAAGAAGTGGTGTACCTCTATACTTATTATACTCTGCTAATTCTGATACACCGCAAATTTTACCTCAAATTCTCTCTCCACAACAAGTACAGGAAAAGGTAAAAAGTTTGTAG
- a CDS encoding YihY/virulence factor BrkB family protein produces the protein MLSTRFFRFFSHLNWKTLRQVVVETGKQRLLGLSAEMAYNNVLALFPSLVAILAAIGMFAISQETVDFLPRQFLSIAPEPVLILIEEFISTIRLPQGEKVVFISCGAALWVASGAINTAMGALDQIYQIPIKQRRPFWLAKIIALGLTFGTISLVISASFLAFISDLLIKLALEMGKIPADSILSAWKFFGWILTLAMLAIAFSVVYRFGPSRWRRGTPLLPGAIIGALLWETVSRLFRLYINHFSDYNLTYGTLSAGIVLLLWLNLSSLCMLLGAQLNVTVGKAMNAEDGRKSF, from the coding sequence ATGCTATCCACTCGCTTTTTTCGTTTCTTTAGCCATCTTAACTGGAAAACACTCAGACAGGTCGTTGTGGAAACTGGCAAACAACGATTGTTAGGTTTATCAGCAGAAATGGCTTACAACAACGTATTGGCGTTGTTTCCCAGTCTTGTGGCAATTTTAGCTGCAATTGGGATGTTCGCAATTTCTCAAGAAACAGTAGACTTTTTACCGCGCCAATTCCTCAGCATTGCACCCGAACCAGTCTTGATCTTAATTGAAGAATTTATTAGTACAATCAGACTCCCCCAAGGCGAAAAAGTAGTTTTTATAAGTTGTGGAGCTGCACTCTGGGTTGCGTCTGGTGCTATCAACACAGCTATGGGTGCTTTAGACCAAATTTATCAGATACCAATCAAGCAGCGACGCCCTTTTTGGTTGGCTAAAATTATCGCTCTCGGTCTGACCTTTGGTACGATTTCCTTAGTCATATCTGCCTCATTTCTGGCATTTATCAGCGATTTGCTCATTAAGCTTGCTCTGGAAATGGGTAAAATTCCAGCAGATAGTATTCTGTCAGCTTGGAAATTTTTTGGTTGGATTTTAACACTTGCAATGCTAGCTATTGCCTTTAGTGTAGTCTACCGATTTGGCCCCAGTCGATGGCGAAGAGGAACCCCTCTGCTACCAGGAGCAATTATCGGTGCCTTGCTATGGGAAACTGTTTCTAGATTATTTCGCCTTTATATCAATCATTTCAGCGATTACAACCTTACATATGGAACCCTAAGTGCAGGAATTGTGTTACTTCTTTGGCTCAATTTAAGTTCTTTATGTATGCTCCTTGGAGCACAGTTAAATGTAACTGTTGGCAAAGCTATGAATGCGGAGGATGGGCGTAAAAGTTTTTGA
- a CDS encoding thioredoxin family protein, with protein sequence MKTQLITASFFVFTLVLTGCENSPTVSQKTSSVLENAATAATPVRVGSPAPEFTATDSNGKSHKLSDFKGKTVVLEWTNHQCPFVRKHYESNNMQQLQKAATTKGVVWLSIISSARGQQGYVTPQEANQLTKSRNANPTAVLLDPSGQIGRLYQARTTPHMFVIDSKGVLQYAGAIDDKPSTNTADIKSSKNYISDAVNSVLQGKAVANSTTQPYGCSVKYGS encoded by the coding sequence ATGAAAACCCAACTCATTACAGCGAGCTTCTTTGTTTTTACTCTGGTGTTGACAGGTTGCGAAAATTCTCCCACTGTGAGTCAGAAGACCTCTAGTGTTCTAGAGAATGCGGCTACAGCAGCAACGCCCGTGCGTGTGGGTTCACCTGCACCAGAGTTTACCGCAACTGATAGTAATGGCAAGAGTCACAAACTGAGCGACTTTAAAGGGAAAACTGTTGTGTTGGAATGGACAAATCACCAATGTCCTTTTGTTCGCAAGCACTATGAGAGCAATAATATGCAGCAACTTCAAAAAGCTGCTACTACTAAAGGTGTCGTTTGGTTATCTATTATCTCGTCAGCTCGAGGACAACAAGGATATGTAACTCCACAAGAAGCCAATCAACTGACGAAGAGTCGCAACGCCAATCCTACAGCTGTACTTTTAGATCCGAGCGGTCAAATTGGGCGTCTCTATCAAGCCCGGACTACACCTCATATGTTTGTCATAGATAGTAAAGGGGTTTTGCAATATGCGGGGGCGATCGATGACAAGCCCAGTACTAATACTGCTGATATTAAATCATCAAAAAATTATATATCGGATGCTGTCAATAGTGTTTTACAAGGCAAGGCTGTAGCTAATTCTACTACTCAGCCCTATGGTTGTTCTGTAAAATACGGTAGTTAA